Proteins co-encoded in one Bacteroidota bacterium genomic window:
- the ssb gene encoding single-stranded DNA-binding protein: MNNLRNSVRLIGNLGAVPEVKNLESGKKMAKLNLATNETYTNLKGEKVTETCWHNLIAWGKTAEIVEKYLDKGNEIAIEGKLTSRSYNNKEGEKKYITEIVVNEVLMLGKKN, encoded by the coding sequence ATGAACAATTTAAGAAACAGCGTAAGGCTGATTGGAAACTTAGGCGCAGTACCTGAGGTAAAAAACCTGGAATCAGGAAAAAAAATGGCGAAATTAAATTTAGCAACAAACGAAACTTACACCAATTTAAAAGGTGAAAAAGTTACCGAAACCTGTTGGCACAATTTAATAGCCTGGGGAAAAACTGCTGAGATAGTTGAAAAATATCTCGACAAAGGGAATGAAATAGCTATTGAAGGGAAACTCACCAGTCGCAGCTACAACAACAAGGAAGGAGAGAAGAAGTACATTACCGAAATTGTAGTGAACGAAGTGTTGATGTTAGGCAAAAAGAATTGA